The candidate division KSB1 bacterium genome includes the window CTGTGTTGGTAGCCGATGACATCACCTGCTCCTCTTATCAAAGCGCTGGACCCATGCCCGTCATCACTTCAATTTCATACGCTGGTAGCTATAAACTTATTGTGGTCTGGGTAACCAGTAGTGGTTTAAAATACCGAACGGCCTCCAATGATCAATGGGCAACGACTGGCTCCCTGGATGACTCGCCCGATAATGATAAAGTGTGGTTTCCGTCACTCATGGGCAAAGATAGCTGGGCATCTCTCCTTTATTCAACGCGCGACAACGTCTTTTCGCGTATCTACAATAACGGCAGTTGGTCAAGCCGAACTACCGTCGACAAAACCACCACCATTTTCGACCGCGCTCCACAAGTGGCCATCACCTACGGCAATGAAACCGCCGCAGTCTGGTACGCTCGACCTAGTGGGGGCGGCAATTATCGCATCTGTTTTCGCATGGGCCAAAGCAATAACACCTGGAACAGTCAATATGATGAATTTAGCCACACCAATCGGGATGCGCTATATCCGACGGTCACCGTTTATGGTCCGCCGCAAGACGATTGTTCCACCGTGCTCTATCATACCTCAGACAACCAGGTTCATTTGCAACTGAAAGTGGGCGATGATGGCTCGTGGACTGCCTATACGCCAGGAACTAATAATCGCTTTGCCAACATCACCGCTACTCGCTGGGATACGCCCAAGATGATCTGGACGGGCAATCAAACCAGCGGCGCTGGTCCTTATCCCATTGAGCTGAGCCAGCAATATCTGCCCAAGATCGCCCAAACCAGCCATTGGGTTTATCATCGTCGCGCCGACTTTGAACATCCCGATGACGCCAGCGCGCTATCGCTGGAATGGGGCGAGATCGAAGTCAGCACCAAAAGCGGAGAATCCCTGTCGCTGGAATTCGTCCCCTGCAACCAACACATCAATCTGCAGCTTAATGATGCCACGATCATGGATTATCTGGCCACTCAGCCAATAGCGCTTCCTGCCACGGCCGAACAATTGCGCTTTCATTATCGCGTATTCAGCAGTTGCGAGCAAGATACTTTGGCTGATAAAATTGCCACTGGCTTTACCAATGTTGAAGTGGTCTTTCGAATAACGGATCAAGCTTCAGGTCAGAGTTATGTCCTCACAGAACGCTACGCCGATACCAATGGTGCTATTGATGAAAAGCAGGAAGTGACAGTGGATGTCTCGCCCTTGGCTGGAGCTTCGATCGTCATCAGGCCCGAGCTTGGTGGGCCAGCGGTTGTGGGAAAGCAGTTCAGCTACAAGCTGGGTCACATTTACATCGAACAACCTAAGGCGCTGCCAAAGCCAAGGCCGCAACAGTTGAAAACACTTGAGCCAGAGACGTTTGCCATAACACAAAACTATCCCAACCCCTTTAATGCCTGCACCCATATTCAATATTCCCTGGCAGAAGCTGGCAAGGTGAAATTAGCGGTTTATGATCTTTTGGGACGCGAAGTGGCCATTTTAGTGAACCAGCATCAGCCAGCAGGATATTATGAAGTGACGTTTGATGGCCGCGATTTAGCCAGCGGGATTTATATCTATCGCCTTGAAGCTGGCGCGTATGTTGCCATTAGAAAGTTGGTGCTGGTTCGCTAGCAATGGCACGAGATGAAAAGACTGACCGGTCGCTTGTACACGACTGGTCAATGCGATGTGCTCCTAAGCAGCGACGTTTCTGTTAAAAATCTCAAAAAGCTACTTGACTCTTTTTTTTCTTGATTATATTAAAACCGAGGCTGAAAATAGGACTATCCATCTTTCCTGACTTTATAAGTTGACGACTGAGATACGACCTACGGATTAAACCTGCGAAACGGAACCTGGATCAGAAACTGGCTACGGAATAGAACACCACGCTTGAACGAATAGCGCTTGCCTCGTCTTGATGAAACGACTACTAACAGAATAATAGCTGGAAAAAGATAATTTGATCTTTGATAATTGGAACGAAACCCCGAATCGGACGCTTTGACAATATTGTTGAGCCGAGAGAACAGGGGCCTTTTATTACTTATAGGAATGGAAGGTGATAATGCGATGAGAAAAAATTATCTAAAAGTGCTGGGCTTTTGTCTGTCCATCCTCGGGCTGGCTATGCTTTTATCATGCCAGAGAGGAAAAGAGATCACTCGACCTGAACAACCTCGCCCCCAGGGCTGGATAGCGATGGGATTAGAAAACCTTCAGGTCAATCGAATCAAAGTTATCGGCGATTGGGTGTATGCCTGTACCCGGCAAAATGGCTTACTGCGAAGTCCCCACAATCTGGCTGCTGAAGCAGATTGGCATTATCTTGGCTTGGCGAATTTGCGCGTAGACGTCGGATATCAGGAAGGTCTAACAGATATAGTGTCTTTAGAAGACACTCTGATCGTGAGCGTGAGATCTGGGAATTTCTCGCCTGCGGTGTCTGGCATTTACCGCTCGATTGATGATGGTAAAACCTGGATCAAATCGGATTCTGGTTTTTATACCGATCAATATTATAAGGGTACCGCTAATGTCATTCGATTAATCCAATCTTCCCAGAATCCTCGTTATCTTTTAGCAGTTTGTAGCGGAGGGCCATTAGTATATTTAAGCCAGGATTTTGGCCGTGCCTGGAAGTTAATATTCTCCATTTTTTCAGGCATTACCTTTTATGCAGCAGCTTTTCATCCGTTAAGTTTAAATGAGCTCTGGGTAGGAGGCAACAGCAATAGGGGATTACCATTGCTGTATAACTCAACAGATCAAGGAACTACCTGGCAAGAGATGCTCAGGTGGCCCTATTATCCAGATGTGCAAGATATGGTAAATGATATTGTGTTTAACCCGTATCATGGCAAGCCCTTATATGTCTGCATGAATCATTTCATTCTAACAACAACCGATGCGGGCCAAACCTGGGTGAAGTCTGATACATTAAAAACAGGTTTGTGCAATTTGGATATCAATCCTCATAATGCTAACGAATTGATTGCCTGCGGTTCAAAAAATTTGTACAAATCCATCGATGGTGGTCATAATTGGACAGTGTTAACCCAAGGTCCCCCTGATTTATTCATGATTAACATGGCCATAGATTGGGATAAAAGAATCCTTTATGTCAATACTTGTGAGTTCAGATTAGAAATTTCAGCCGGAATATTTAA containing:
- a CDS encoding T9SS type A sorting domain-containing protein, encoding MDYLATQPIALPATAEQLRFHYRVFSSCEQDTLADKIATGFTNVEVVFRITDQASGQSYVLTERYADTNGAIDEKQEVTVDVSPLAGASIVIRPELGGPAVVGKQFSYKLGHIYIEQPKALPKPRPQQLKTLEPETFAITQNYPNPFNACTHIQYSLAEAGKVKLAVYDLLGREVAILVNQHQPAGYYEVTFDGRDLASGIYIYRLEAGAYVAIRKLVLVR